In Musa acuminata AAA Group cultivar baxijiao chromosome BXJ2-3, Cavendish_Baxijiao_AAA, whole genome shotgun sequence, the following proteins share a genomic window:
- the LOC135608592 gene encoding conserved oligomeric Golgi complex subunit 8-like isoform X6, which translates to MNCGLDIGFGPQLTLPFVSHHLRFLAANGGAEIVSFDDRRSLSLSTAVEAEISYASVGGGGRGDGREEATTASALHLLPFTGAAQQHYVSQLLSFTLDRLHKEPELLRVDAERIRRQMQEVAVGNYRAFIAAADTVSFIKEQLSGFDKHLDSLITGIPNLTAGCTEFIESAQKILEESKLNQILLDNHSTLLDLLEIPQLMDTCIRNGNYDEALDLEAFVNKLSKMHTEHWRQKSGRHHNLCYLSFSRNFDQIFSIVQWVLAWLGLISEAYFLHFSKVINLFSKNMSITVENFQVFLLL; encoded by the exons ATGAATTGTGGGTTAGATATCGGATTTGGGCCTCAGCTCACTCTGCCTTTCGTTTCCCACCACCTGCGATTTTTGGCAGCAAACGGTGGCGCCGAGATCGTTTCCTTTGACGACCgccgctctctctctctatccacaGCCGTGGAAGCCGAGATTAGTTACGCGAGCGTCGGCGGCGGTGGAAGAGGTGATGGACGAGAGGAGGCGACGACAGCGTCGGCTCTTCACCTTCTCCCCTTCACCGGGGCCGCGCAGCAGCATTACGTCTCCCAACTCCTTTCCTTCACTCTCGATCGCCTTCACAAG GAGCCGGAACTTTTGCGCGTCGATGCGGAGCGCATCCGGAGGCAGATGCAAGAGGTGGCAGTCGGGAATTACCGTGCCTTCATCGCTGCGGCGGATACTGTTTCCTTCATCAAGGAGCAACTCTCCGGCTTCGACAAGCACCTTGATTCCTTG ATAACAGGGATCCCTAATCTTACAGCTGGTTGTACTGAGTTTATTGAATCTGCTCAGAAAATTTTGGAGGAAAGCAAGCTCAATCAGATATTACTGGACAATCACAGTACTCTGCTTGATTTGCTTGAAATTCCTCAGCTAATGGACAC ATGTATAAGGAATGGTAATTATGATGAGGCACTTGACCTAGAAGCTTTTGTCAACAAGTTATCAAAAATGCATACCGA GCATTGGCGTCAGAAGTCAGGAAGACACCACAATCTCTGCTATCTCAGCTTCTCCAGAAACTTCGATCAAATATTCAG TATTGTGCAATGGGTCTTGGCTTGGTTGGGTTTGATTTCAGAGGCTTACTTCCTTCACTTTTCGAAAG TTATAAACTTATTCTCAAAGAATATGAGTATCACAGTTGAGAATTTTCAG GTGTTTCTGCTGCTATGA
- the LOC135608592 gene encoding conserved oligomeric Golgi complex subunit 8-like isoform X1: MNCGLDIGFGPQLTLPFVSHHLRFLAANGGAEIVSFDDRRSLSLSTAVEAEISYASVGGGGRGDGREEATTASALHLLPFTGAAQQHYVSQLLSFTLDRLHKEPELLRVDAERIRRQMQEVAVGNYRAFIAAADTVSFIKEQLSGFDKHLDSLITGIPNLTAGCTEFIESAQKILEESKLNQILLDNHSTLLDLLEIPQLMDTCIRNGNYDEALDLEAFVNKLSKMHTELPIIQALASEVRKTPQSLLSQLLQKLRSNIQYCAMGLGLVGFDFRGLLPSLFESAVINLFSKNMSITVENFQIVLDLHRWVPLPSVGFVTNGTTEESKDDVALPSVLMEHPPIAVFVNGKVQILVNHESCFADAGEYERGHRTTCMSLSWHCKTGPCRCRSVVDMCFCCYERITTMCSCELEEHSGSRGCEGSTGSFRLPREIQCPASAPRKRVYPLPVTVSSFH; encoded by the exons ATGAATTGTGGGTTAGATATCGGATTTGGGCCTCAGCTCACTCTGCCTTTCGTTTCCCACCACCTGCGATTTTTGGCAGCAAACGGTGGCGCCGAGATCGTTTCCTTTGACGACCgccgctctctctctctatccacaGCCGTGGAAGCCGAGATTAGTTACGCGAGCGTCGGCGGCGGTGGAAGAGGTGATGGACGAGAGGAGGCGACGACAGCGTCGGCTCTTCACCTTCTCCCCTTCACCGGGGCCGCGCAGCAGCATTACGTCTCCCAACTCCTTTCCTTCACTCTCGATCGCCTTCACAAG GAGCCGGAACTTTTGCGCGTCGATGCGGAGCGCATCCGGAGGCAGATGCAAGAGGTGGCAGTCGGGAATTACCGTGCCTTCATCGCTGCGGCGGATACTGTTTCCTTCATCAAGGAGCAACTCTCCGGCTTCGACAAGCACCTTGATTCCTTG ATAACAGGGATCCCTAATCTTACAGCTGGTTGTACTGAGTTTATTGAATCTGCTCAGAAAATTTTGGAGGAAAGCAAGCTCAATCAGATATTACTGGACAATCACAGTACTCTGCTTGATTTGCTTGAAATTCCTCAGCTAATGGACAC ATGTATAAGGAATGGTAATTATGATGAGGCACTTGACCTAGAAGCTTTTGTCAACAAGTTATCAAAAATGCATACCGA GTTGCCTATCATTCAGGCATTGGCGTCAGAAGTCAGGAAGACACCACAATCTCTGCTATCTCAGCTTCTCCAGAAACTTCGATCAAATATTCAG TATTGTGCAATGGGTCTTGGCTTGGTTGGGTTTGATTTCAGAGGCTTACTTCCTTCACTTTTCGAAAG TGCAGTTATAAACTTATTCTCAAAGAATATGAGTATCACAGTTGAGAATTTTCAG ATTGTCTTAGATTTGCACCGTTGGGTTCCTTTGCCGTCTGTTGGCTTTGTAACTAATGGAACAACGGAAGAAAGCAAGGATGATGTAGCGCTGCCATCTGTACTGATGGAGCATCCACCTATTGCTGTGTTTGTTAATGGTAAAGTACAGATACTTGTTAACCACGAGTCATGTTTTGCAGATGCTGGTGAGTATGAACGAGGTCACCGTACAACATGCATGAGTTTGAGTTGGCACTGTAAAACTGGGCCTTGTAGATGTAGATCAGTGGTGGATAT GTGTTTCTGCTGCTATGAAAGAATTACGACCATGTGCTCCTGTGAGCTTGAAGAACATTCTGGCTCAAGAGGTTGTGAAGGGTCTACAGGTAGTTTCCGACTCCCTCGTGAGATACAATGCCCTGCGAGTGCTCCGAGGAAACGAGTCTACCCTCTTCCTGTCACTGTGTCGAGCTTTCATTGA
- the LOC135608592 gene encoding conserved oligomeric Golgi complex subunit 8-like isoform X2, translated as MNCGLDIGFGPQLTLPFVSHHLRFLAANGGAEIVSFDDRRSLSLSTAVEAEISYASVGGGGRGDGREEATTASALHLLPFTGAAQQHYVSQLLSFTLDRLHKEPELLRVDAERIRRQMQEVAVGNYRAFIAAADTVSFIKEQLSGFDKHLDSLITGIPNLTAGCTEFIESAQKILEESKLNQILLDNHSTLLDLLEIPQLMDTCIRNGNYDEALDLEAFVNKLSKMHTEHWRQKSGRHHNLCYLSFSRNFDQIFSIVQWVLAWLGLISEAYFLHFSKVINLFSKNMSITVENFQIVLDLHRWVPLPSVGFVTNGTTEESKDDVALPSVLMEHPPIAVFVNGKVQILVNHESCFADAGEYERGHRTTCMSLSWHCKTGPCRCRSVVDMCFCCYERITTMCSCELEEHSGSRGCEGSTGSFRLPREIQCPASAPRKRVYPLPVTVSSFH; from the exons ATGAATTGTGGGTTAGATATCGGATTTGGGCCTCAGCTCACTCTGCCTTTCGTTTCCCACCACCTGCGATTTTTGGCAGCAAACGGTGGCGCCGAGATCGTTTCCTTTGACGACCgccgctctctctctctatccacaGCCGTGGAAGCCGAGATTAGTTACGCGAGCGTCGGCGGCGGTGGAAGAGGTGATGGACGAGAGGAGGCGACGACAGCGTCGGCTCTTCACCTTCTCCCCTTCACCGGGGCCGCGCAGCAGCATTACGTCTCCCAACTCCTTTCCTTCACTCTCGATCGCCTTCACAAG GAGCCGGAACTTTTGCGCGTCGATGCGGAGCGCATCCGGAGGCAGATGCAAGAGGTGGCAGTCGGGAATTACCGTGCCTTCATCGCTGCGGCGGATACTGTTTCCTTCATCAAGGAGCAACTCTCCGGCTTCGACAAGCACCTTGATTCCTTG ATAACAGGGATCCCTAATCTTACAGCTGGTTGTACTGAGTTTATTGAATCTGCTCAGAAAATTTTGGAGGAAAGCAAGCTCAATCAGATATTACTGGACAATCACAGTACTCTGCTTGATTTGCTTGAAATTCCTCAGCTAATGGACAC ATGTATAAGGAATGGTAATTATGATGAGGCACTTGACCTAGAAGCTTTTGTCAACAAGTTATCAAAAATGCATACCGA GCATTGGCGTCAGAAGTCAGGAAGACACCACAATCTCTGCTATCTCAGCTTCTCCAGAAACTTCGATCAAATATTCAG TATTGTGCAATGGGTCTTGGCTTGGTTGGGTTTGATTTCAGAGGCTTACTTCCTTCACTTTTCGAAAG TTATAAACTTATTCTCAAAGAATATGAGTATCACAGTTGAGAATTTTCAG ATTGTCTTAGATTTGCACCGTTGGGTTCCTTTGCCGTCTGTTGGCTTTGTAACTAATGGAACAACGGAAGAAAGCAAGGATGATGTAGCGCTGCCATCTGTACTGATGGAGCATCCACCTATTGCTGTGTTTGTTAATGGTAAAGTACAGATACTTGTTAACCACGAGTCATGTTTTGCAGATGCTGGTGAGTATGAACGAGGTCACCGTACAACATGCATGAGTTTGAGTTGGCACTGTAAAACTGGGCCTTGTAGATGTAGATCAGTGGTGGATAT GTGTTTCTGCTGCTATGAAAGAATTACGACCATGTGCTCCTGTGAGCTTGAAGAACATTCTGGCTCAAGAGGTTGTGAAGGGTCTACAGGTAGTTTCCGACTCCCTCGTGAGATACAATGCCCTGCGAGTGCTCCGAGGAAACGAGTCTACCCTCTTCCTGTCACTGTGTCGAGCTTTCATTGA
- the LOC135608592 gene encoding conserved oligomeric Golgi complex subunit 8-like isoform X4 has protein sequence MNCGLDIGFGPQLTLPFVSHHLRFLAANGGAEIVSFDDRRSLSLSTAVEAEISYASVGGGGRGDGREEATTASALHLLPFTGAAQQHYVSQLLSFTLDRLHKEPELLRVDAERIRRQMQEVAVGNYRAFIAAADTVSFIKEQLSGFDKHLDSLITGIPNLTAGCTEFIESAQKILEESKLNQILLDNHSTLLDLLEIPQLMDTCIRNGNYDEALDLEAFVNKLSKMHTEHWRQKSGRHHNLCYLSFSRNFDQIFSIVQWVLAWLGLISEAYFLHFSKVINLFSKNMSITVENFQMLVSMNEVTVQHA, from the exons ATGAATTGTGGGTTAGATATCGGATTTGGGCCTCAGCTCACTCTGCCTTTCGTTTCCCACCACCTGCGATTTTTGGCAGCAAACGGTGGCGCCGAGATCGTTTCCTTTGACGACCgccgctctctctctctatccacaGCCGTGGAAGCCGAGATTAGTTACGCGAGCGTCGGCGGCGGTGGAAGAGGTGATGGACGAGAGGAGGCGACGACAGCGTCGGCTCTTCACCTTCTCCCCTTCACCGGGGCCGCGCAGCAGCATTACGTCTCCCAACTCCTTTCCTTCACTCTCGATCGCCTTCACAAG GAGCCGGAACTTTTGCGCGTCGATGCGGAGCGCATCCGGAGGCAGATGCAAGAGGTGGCAGTCGGGAATTACCGTGCCTTCATCGCTGCGGCGGATACTGTTTCCTTCATCAAGGAGCAACTCTCCGGCTTCGACAAGCACCTTGATTCCTTG ATAACAGGGATCCCTAATCTTACAGCTGGTTGTACTGAGTTTATTGAATCTGCTCAGAAAATTTTGGAGGAAAGCAAGCTCAATCAGATATTACTGGACAATCACAGTACTCTGCTTGATTTGCTTGAAATTCCTCAGCTAATGGACAC ATGTATAAGGAATGGTAATTATGATGAGGCACTTGACCTAGAAGCTTTTGTCAACAAGTTATCAAAAATGCATACCGA GCATTGGCGTCAGAAGTCAGGAAGACACCACAATCTCTGCTATCTCAGCTTCTCCAGAAACTTCGATCAAATATTCAG TATTGTGCAATGGGTCTTGGCTTGGTTGGGTTTGATTTCAGAGGCTTACTTCCTTCACTTTTCGAAAG TTATAAACTTATTCTCAAAGAATATGAGTATCACAGTTGAGAATTTTCAG ATGCTGGTGAGTATGAACGAGGTCACCGTACAACATGCATGA
- the LOC135608592 gene encoding conserved oligomeric Golgi complex subunit 8-like isoform X5 has protein sequence MNCGLDIGFGPQLTLPFVSHHLRFLAANGGAEIVSFDDRRSLSLSTAVEAEISYASVGGGGRGDGREEATTASALHLLPFTGAAQQHYVSQLLSFTLDRLHKEPELLRVDAERIRRQMQEVAVGNYRAFIAAADTVSFIKEQLSGFDKHLDSLITGIPNLTAGCTEFIESAQKILEESKLNQILLDNHSTLLDLLEIPQLMDTCIRNGNYDEALDLEAFVNKLSKMHTELPIIQALASEVRKTPQSLLSQLLQKLRSNIQYCAMGLGLVGFDFRGLLPSLFESAVINLFSKNMSITVENFQVFLLL, from the exons ATGAATTGTGGGTTAGATATCGGATTTGGGCCTCAGCTCACTCTGCCTTTCGTTTCCCACCACCTGCGATTTTTGGCAGCAAACGGTGGCGCCGAGATCGTTTCCTTTGACGACCgccgctctctctctctatccacaGCCGTGGAAGCCGAGATTAGTTACGCGAGCGTCGGCGGCGGTGGAAGAGGTGATGGACGAGAGGAGGCGACGACAGCGTCGGCTCTTCACCTTCTCCCCTTCACCGGGGCCGCGCAGCAGCATTACGTCTCCCAACTCCTTTCCTTCACTCTCGATCGCCTTCACAAG GAGCCGGAACTTTTGCGCGTCGATGCGGAGCGCATCCGGAGGCAGATGCAAGAGGTGGCAGTCGGGAATTACCGTGCCTTCATCGCTGCGGCGGATACTGTTTCCTTCATCAAGGAGCAACTCTCCGGCTTCGACAAGCACCTTGATTCCTTG ATAACAGGGATCCCTAATCTTACAGCTGGTTGTACTGAGTTTATTGAATCTGCTCAGAAAATTTTGGAGGAAAGCAAGCTCAATCAGATATTACTGGACAATCACAGTACTCTGCTTGATTTGCTTGAAATTCCTCAGCTAATGGACAC ATGTATAAGGAATGGTAATTATGATGAGGCACTTGACCTAGAAGCTTTTGTCAACAAGTTATCAAAAATGCATACCGA GTTGCCTATCATTCAGGCATTGGCGTCAGAAGTCAGGAAGACACCACAATCTCTGCTATCTCAGCTTCTCCAGAAACTTCGATCAAATATTCAG TATTGTGCAATGGGTCTTGGCTTGGTTGGGTTTGATTTCAGAGGCTTACTTCCTTCACTTTTCGAAAG TGCAGTTATAAACTTATTCTCAAAGAATATGAGTATCACAGTTGAGAATTTTCAG GTGTTTCTGCTGCTATGA
- the LOC135608594 gene encoding protein ALP1-like, with protein MNSCPAADTIQPVLDDFSFYVSFFQDSSATASPSPPPSSSDMPKGRRRRDTGAATAGNERRRKRRKIANLLTSIASIDVQHESQLRESDDDWELSLEENHHQKAEANCRLEESLSALENDAGTLRSKRVRLTASASAASASAEGEGEADAARGIGGHQQRRLWVKDRSQAWWDRCNHPDFPEAEFRLAFRMGRATFDMICEKLGSAVAKEDTTLRAAIPVRQRVAVCIWRLATGEPLRLVSKRFGLGISTCHKLVLEVCNAIKTLLMPRFLQWPDDDDATQAKSRFEAPSGIPNVIGSMYTTHIPIIAPKVSVASYFNRRHTERNQKTSYSITVQGVVDPDGVFTDVCIGWPGSMHDDQVLEESALYRRAATGILKNTWIVGSSGYPLMDWMLVPYTHQNLTWTQHAFNEKIGEVQRIAREAFTRLKGRWTCLQKRTEVKLLDLPVVIGACCVLHNICERRKEEIESGLEYELVDDEMVPENSIRSVSASQARDNIAHNLLHHGLAGTAFF; from the coding sequence ATGAACAGTTGCCCGGCCGCCGACACCATCCAGCCCGTCCTCGACGACTTCTCGTTCTACGTCTCCTTCTTCCAGGACTCTTCCGCCACCGCATCCCCTTCGCCCCCGCCGTCGTCCTCCGACATGCCCAAGGGCCGCCGGAGACGCGATACCGGCGCAGCCACCGCTGGAAACGAGAGGAGGAGGAAACGGAGGAAGATCGCCAATCTGCTGACCTCCATTGCGTCGATCGACGTGCAGCATGAGTCCCAGCTGCGCGAGTCTGACGACGACTGGGAGCTCTCACTCGAGGAGAACCACCACCAGAAGGCCGAGGCTAACTGCCGCCTCGAGGAAAGCCTCTCCGCCCTCGAAAACGACGCTGGCACCCTTCGCTCCAAACGCGTCCGCCTCACCGCCTCTGCTTCGGCGGCCTCCGCTTCAGCCGAGGGCGAGGGCGAGGCCGACGCCGCCAGAGGCATAGGCGGCCACCAGCAACGGAGACTCTGGGTGAAGGATCGGTCGCAAGCGTGGTGGGACCGATGCAACCATCCCGACTTCCCCGAGGCCGAGTTCCGGCTGGCGTTCCGGATGGGCCGTGCCACGTTTGACATGATCTGCGAGAAGCTCGGGTCGGCAGTGGCGAAGGAGGACACGACGCTCCGCGCCGCTATCCCCGTCCGGCAGCGGGTGGCTGTGTGCATCTGGCGGTTGGCCACCGGCGAACCTCTCCGCCTCGTCTCGAAACGGTTCGGGCTCGGCATTTCCACCTGCCACAAGCTTGTCCTCGAGGTCTGCAACGCGATCAAGACTCTACTCATGCCAAGGTTCCTCCAGTGGCCCGACGACGACGACGCTACCCAAGCAAAATCCCGCTTCGAGGCACCATCCGGGATCCCCAATGTCATCGGATCCATGTACACCACTCATATCCCCATCATCGCGCCCAAGGTCAGTGTCGCCTCCTACTTCAACCGCCGGCACACGGAGCGCAATCAGAAAACTTCTTATTCCATCACCGTCCAGGGGGTGGTCGACCCTGACGGGGTGTTCACGGACGTTTGCATTGGGTGGCCCGGTTCGATGCATGACGACCAGGTGCTTGAGGAATCGGCTCTTTACAGGAGGGCAGCTACCGGGATACTCAAGAACACTTGGATTGTCGGGAGCTCGGGTTATCCTCTGATGGACTGGATGCTGGTGCCGTACACCCACCAAAATTTGACTTGGACTCAGCATGCCTTCAACGAGAAGATCGGGGAGGTGCAGCGTATTGCCCGAGAGGCATTCACGAGGTTGAAGGGGCGGTGGACTTGTTTACAGAAACGAACAGAAGTGAAACTACTGGATTTGCCCGTGGTTATTGGTGCTTGCTGCGTGCTGCACAACATCTGTGAGCGACGGAAGGAGGAGATAGAGTCGGGTCTCGAGTACGAACTGGTGGACGATGAAATGGTGCCCGAGAACAGCATACGGTCGGTGAGTGCGTCGCAAGCCAGGGACAACATTGCCCATAACTTGTTACACCATGGCCTTGCCGGCACAGCTTTCTTTTAG
- the LOC135608592 gene encoding conserved oligomeric Golgi complex subunit 8-like isoform X3: MNCGLDIGFGPQLTLPFVSHHLRFLAANGGAEIVSFDDRRSLSLSTAVEAEISYASVGGGGRGDGREEATTASALHLLPFTGAAQQHYVSQLLSFTLDRLHKEPELLRVDAERIRRQMQEVAVGNYRAFIAAADTVSFIKEQLSGFDKHLDSLITGIPNLTAGCTEFIESAQKILEESKLNQILLDNHSTLLDLLEIPQLMDTCIRNGNYDEALDLEAFVNKLSKMHTELPIIQALASEVRKTPQSLLSQLLQKLRSNIQYCAMGLGLVGFDFRGLLPSLFESAVINLFSKNMSITVENFQMLVSMNEVTVQHA; encoded by the exons ATGAATTGTGGGTTAGATATCGGATTTGGGCCTCAGCTCACTCTGCCTTTCGTTTCCCACCACCTGCGATTTTTGGCAGCAAACGGTGGCGCCGAGATCGTTTCCTTTGACGACCgccgctctctctctctatccacaGCCGTGGAAGCCGAGATTAGTTACGCGAGCGTCGGCGGCGGTGGAAGAGGTGATGGACGAGAGGAGGCGACGACAGCGTCGGCTCTTCACCTTCTCCCCTTCACCGGGGCCGCGCAGCAGCATTACGTCTCCCAACTCCTTTCCTTCACTCTCGATCGCCTTCACAAG GAGCCGGAACTTTTGCGCGTCGATGCGGAGCGCATCCGGAGGCAGATGCAAGAGGTGGCAGTCGGGAATTACCGTGCCTTCATCGCTGCGGCGGATACTGTTTCCTTCATCAAGGAGCAACTCTCCGGCTTCGACAAGCACCTTGATTCCTTG ATAACAGGGATCCCTAATCTTACAGCTGGTTGTACTGAGTTTATTGAATCTGCTCAGAAAATTTTGGAGGAAAGCAAGCTCAATCAGATATTACTGGACAATCACAGTACTCTGCTTGATTTGCTTGAAATTCCTCAGCTAATGGACAC ATGTATAAGGAATGGTAATTATGATGAGGCACTTGACCTAGAAGCTTTTGTCAACAAGTTATCAAAAATGCATACCGA GTTGCCTATCATTCAGGCATTGGCGTCAGAAGTCAGGAAGACACCACAATCTCTGCTATCTCAGCTTCTCCAGAAACTTCGATCAAATATTCAG TATTGTGCAATGGGTCTTGGCTTGGTTGGGTTTGATTTCAGAGGCTTACTTCCTTCACTTTTCGAAAG TGCAGTTATAAACTTATTCTCAAAGAATATGAGTATCACAGTTGAGAATTTTCAG ATGCTGGTGAGTATGAACGAGGTCACCGTACAACATGCATGA